Within the Mumia flava genome, the region GAGCAAACAGGAGTGGGAACCGATTCTCGTTGTCGTCGCGATCCAGATAGAGCGCTTCGTCACTTTCTTCGACGTTGTCGAGCAGTTCGGAAGCATGTGCAACTCCGGGTGACAGGTAGTAAAACTGGCCATACTCCCATCCCGTTAGTGCTGAAGGAATTGTAACCAACTTCGTCGTCGCAGTCGGAGCTCCGATCAACTCTGCTGCACCTGCGACAATCTGCTCTGCGCTCAGAATTGAGTCGCCCTGCGGATTCCCAGGAACCTTGACCCAATATGAGCAGTCGTCGTCGGCCAGAGCGAGGAAGGCGCTGGAGCCGGAGGAACTAGCCCGGATGGGTGCGACGATCGTCGTGCTCGGCTCGGCGCGATCTCGATTCGCGAGCAGCCCATCCCAGTCGCCCCTTTCCCGCATGGCATGACTATCCCAGAGTCGATCGCACGGCGGCATGACCTTCGAAACTTTCCATCGACCTCGTCGCCGACGCCGTCTGCATCGTGCTGCTCGGCCCGGCGGTGCTGGCGATCCTGCGCCGGGCGGCGCGGCGGGCGTCGTTCGACGCCACCCCGACCTTCGGCCCACCCGTACGCTCGATCGGGTGAGTTCCACCGATTCCGTACGCATGCCCGTGACCGTCGCGATCACCCGGCGCACCGATCCTGCGAACGCCGACCAGATGATCGCCTGGGTCCGGGCCGGCTCCTCGCTGGCGGAGCGGTTCGAGGGCTTCCTCGGCACCGGCTGGGTCCGGCCGGGTGCGGACTCGGAGGAGTGGCACATGCTCTACCGGTTCGCCGACGCCGAGAGCCTCGCGACCTGGGAGGCGTCGTCGCAGCGGCGCTGGTGGCTGGAGGCCGGCGAGGACATCGTCGAGGACCAGCGCGCCGAGCGGCGGACCGGGATCGAAGGCTGGTTCGACCCGCCGCAGGAGTACGACGTCGAGGACCTGCGTCCGCTCCCGCCGGCGCCGCCGCGGTGGAAGCAGGGGGCGCTGATCTGGAGCGCGTTCTTCCCGCTGAGCCTCGTGCTCGGCACGCTGCTCCACGCGGTCTGGCCGGACGCGAACCTCGTGCTGCGCACCATGATCACCACGCTGATCGCGACGCCGATCATGGTGTACGGGCTGCTGCCGTGGATCACGTCGACGTTCGAGTGGTGGCTGCGCGGCGAGCCCGCGCCGTGGCGGCGCTCAGGCCAGGAAGCCGCGTAGCAGCGCGGCCGACCCGGCGAGGTGCTCCTCCATCGCCGCGGCTGCGCCGTCGGCGTCGCCGGCGAGCACGGCGATGACGATCGTCTCGTGCTGGTCGTCGGAGTGCCGGATGTTGCGCTCGAGCAGCGGGATCCCGTCGAGGAACGCGTTCACGTGCATCCGGTTGTCGGCCACGAGCGGCAGCAGCGACGGCGACCCGGCGAGCTCGGCGAAGGTGAGGTGGAGGCGCGAGTCGAGCCGCCGGTAGTCGCCGGGCCCCGCGCCGCGGGTCTCCTTCAGGCGCGCCCACAGCGTCTCGCGCTCGGCGGCGGTCAGGGTGCGCCGCGCGGCCTGCCGTACGGCGCCGGTCTCCAGGATCTCGCGCAGCCGCAGGACGTCGTCGAGGTGCGCCTCCGCATGCTCGGGTCCGCCGGTACGGCCCGGAGCCGGCGGGTCGTCGACGACGAACGTGCCGCCGTAGCGCCCCCGTCGCGACGCCAGGTAGCCCGCGTCGGCCAGCGACTTGATCGCGTCGCGCACGGTGTCACGACTGACGCCCAGCCGGGCCGCGAGGTCGCGCTCGGGCGGCAGCTTCTCGCCCGGTCCGACCACGCCGAGGCGGACGGTCTGGAGCAGCCGCTGGACGGTGTCCTCGAACGCGTTGCCCGGCCGGACCGGACGCAGCAGCGCATCCCCGACGCCGTCGGCGGCGTCAGCAGGCTGTGGGCTCGGCTCGCTCATCACGTCCAGCATGGCGGGTCTAGAGCGGAGTCACGTACGCGGAGCTGATGCCGCCGTCGACCATGAACGTCGACGCGGTGACGAACGAGGCGTCGTCGCTGGCCAGGAATGCGACGGTCGAGGCGATCTCCTCGGGCTCCGCGAACCGCCCGACGGGCACGTGCACGAGCCGGCGCGCGGCGCGCTCGGGGTCCTTCGCGAACAGCTCGGTCAGCAGTGGTGTGTTCACCGGGCCCGGGCACAGGGCGTTCACCCGGATGCCCTGCCGGGCGTACTGCACCCCGAGCTCGCGTGACATCGCGAGCACGCCGCCCTTGGACGCCGTGTAGGAGATCTGGGAGGTGGCGGACCCCATCACGGCGACGAACGAGGCGGTGTTGATGATCGAGCCGCGCTGCGCGGGCACCATGTGCCGGAGCGCGGCTCGGCAGGAGAAGTACACCGAGGTGAGGTTCACGTCCTGCACGCGCTGCCACGCGTCGAGCCCGGTGGCCTCGATCAGGTCGTCCTCCGGTGGCGAGATCCCGGCGTTGTTGAACGCGATGTCGACCCTGCCGTACGCGTCGGCCGCCGCGTCGAAGAGCGTGTCGACCTGCTCCTCGACCGCGACGTCGGTCGGGACGAACAGGCCGGCCAGGTCGTCCGCGGCCTCCTTCCCCGCGGCGGGGTCGAGGTCCCCGATCACGATCCGCGCCCCCTCGGCCGCCATCCGCTGCGCCGCCGCCAGCCCGATCCCGCCCGCGCCGCCGGTCACGACGGCGACCTTGCCCGCGAGCCTCTGGGTGAGGTCGATGGTGGTCATGCTGGCTCCTCCTCGATGGCGAAGTAGACGTTCTTGGTCTCGGTGAACGCGTCGGGTGCGTCGGGGCCCAGCTCGCGCCCGATCCCGGACTGCTTGAACCCGCCGAACGGCGTCGCGTAGCG harbors:
- a CDS encoding HipA family kinase; the encoded protein is MRERGDWDGLLANRDRAEPSTTIVAPIRASSSGSSAFLALADDDCSYWVKVPGNPQGDSILSAEQIVAGAAELIGAPTATTKLVTIPSALTGWEYGQFYYLSPGVAHASELLDNVEESDEALYLDRDDNENRFPLLFALWDWCLGEDPQWLYDQKNDMSVWSFDHGWWLGGGPAWDAESLVRLVDRDWEWPPLAEIWRSSDEGWSQASEKLENIQPDDVLDAVARVPTTWGVSNSDLETVAWMLYRRAPAVAERLQRRSGRC
- a CDS encoding antibiotic biosynthesis monooxygenase, with translation MSSTDSVRMPVTVAITRRTDPANADQMIAWVRAGSSLAERFEGFLGTGWVRPGADSEEWHMLYRFADAESLATWEASSQRRWWLEAGEDIVEDQRAERRTGIEGWFDPPQEYDVEDLRPLPPAPPRWKQGALIWSAFFPLSLVLGTLLHAVWPDANLVLRTMITTLIATPIMVYGLLPWITSTFEWWLRGEPAPWRRSGQEAA
- a CDS encoding FadR/GntR family transcriptional regulator, whose amino-acid sequence is MSEPSPQPADAADGVGDALLRPVRPGNAFEDTVQRLLQTVRLGVVGPGEKLPPERDLAARLGVSRDTVRDAIKSLADAGYLASRRGRYGGTFVVDDPPAPGRTGGPEHAEAHLDDVLRLREILETGAVRQAARRTLTAAERETLWARLKETRGAGPGDYRRLDSRLHLTFAELAGSPSLLPLVADNRMHVNAFLDGIPLLERNIRHSDDQHETIVIAVLAGDADGAAAAMEEHLAGSAALLRGFLA
- a CDS encoding 3-oxoacyl-ACP reductase, with the protein product MTTIDLTQRLAGKVAVVTGGAGGIGLAAAQRMAAEGARIVIGDLDPAAGKEAADDLAGLFVPTDVAVEEQVDTLFDAAADAYGRVDIAFNNAGISPPEDDLIEATGLDAWQRVQDVNLTSVYFSCRAALRHMVPAQRGSIINTASFVAVMGSATSQISYTASKGGVLAMSRELGVQYARQGIRVNALCPGPVNTPLLTELFAKDPERAARRLVHVPVGRFAEPEEIASTVAFLASDDASFVTASTFMVDGGISSAYVTPL